One segment of Arvicanthis niloticus isolate mArvNil1 chromosome 5, mArvNil1.pat.X, whole genome shotgun sequence DNA contains the following:
- the Rnf223 gene encoding RING finger protein 223: MSSGQRLWRTAMPPYRQNSSTASVPRSPGSGGSPKSPSTPGSGGSPKSPSTPGSVKVASPLECSICFSGYDNIFKTPKELSCAHVFCLECLARLAAAQPAGRPGREAVPCPFCRQPTTVPAAGAPALRTSRQLQAKMPAHLQREEPVWLEGTKLYCRPLPTTSGQEASDFVCVDVGLSKPPEPTLPVTVQDPAPNPGRLARCWARFGDWRRVALVSVLLLVLFCVILWPVQCALKTGNLRCINRPLAATVSATATTDALSLGLLANS; encoded by the coding sequence ATGTCATCAGGCCAGCGGCTGTGGCGTACAGCTATGCCACCCTACCGCCAGAACAGCTCCACAGCCTCAGTGCCCAGGTCCCCTGGCTCAGGTGGCAGCCCCAAGTCCCCCAGTACTCCTGGCTCAGGTGGCAGCCCCAAGTCCCCCAGTACTCCTGGCTCAGTGAAGGTGGCCTCCCCATTGGAGTGTTCCATCTGCTTCTCAGGCTATGACAACATCTTCAAGACGCCCAAAGAGCTTTCCTGTGCTCATGTCTTCTGTCTTGAGTGCTTGGCTAGGCTGGCAGCTGCCCAGCCTGCAGGCCGTCCTGGCAGAGAAGCTGTGCCCTGCCCATTCTGCCGACAGCCCACAACTGTACCTGCCGCTGGGGCTCCTGCACTGCGCACCAGTCGTCAACTACAGGCAAAGATGCCAGCGcacctacagagagaggagcctGTGTGGCTTGAGGGCACCAAACTGTATTGCCGCCCCTTGCCCACCACTTCTGGCCAAGAGGCcagtgactttgtgtgtgtggatgtagGCCTGAGCAAACCACCTGAGCCCACCCTACCTGTAACTGTCCAAGACCCTGCACCCAACCCAGGCCGTCTGGCACGCTGTTGGGCACGCTTTGGGGACTGGCGTCGTGTAGCACTGGTTTCTGTGCTGTTGCTGGTGCTATTTTGTGTGATACTCTGGCCTGTGCAGTGTGCACTCAAAACTGGAAATCTGCGTTGCATTAACCGGCCACTTGCAGCCACTGTCTCCGCCACTGCCACCACAGATGCCCTCTCCCTTGGGCTCTTAGCCAACAGCTAG